The Deinococcus yavapaiensis KR-236 DNA window ACGGGGCCGACGAGCGGCCCGAGCGCGCGTTCGAAGGTGCGCGACCACGTTCGCCCCTCGCCTTCGGAGCGCACGATGTGATCTTGCACGGCGACTTGAGCGGCGGCGAGGCCCGCGAGGGCGAACAGCAAGGCGAGGAGGGTGCGAAGGACACGGATCGTCATGGGGAGCGTCATTCTTTGGGCTTCTTCCGAAGGAGCTGCAAGGCGCGCACGAACATCGCGAGCCCTCCGGCGAGCAAGTCCCACACCCCGCCGAAGCGGGCGGCGAGCAGCAAGCCGAGCGGCACGGCGAGGACGGTCGCGGCAGGAATGGGATAGATCTTGAAGGTGGGCTGCAAAAAGCGCGTGTAGAGCGGCATGAAGGCGAGGGCGACGATCAGCATGACGGCCAGCGGCAGCGGAGCGACGACGGCGAGCGCGCCGAGCAGGGGCGCGATGCCGCCGCCGCCATCGAAGCGATAGAAGACGGGGTACGTGTGTCCGAGGACGACGAAGGCGCAGGCGAGCCACGTGAAGTCGGGCGCGACGGCGTAGGCGAAGAGCACGGCGAGCACGCCTTTGAGCATGTCG harbors:
- a CDS encoding glycerol-3-phosphate acyltransferase, translated to MPALLGALVIAIAAYLLGSLSFGILYSRLRGGDIRERDLPGGSGIYRQYGLAAAILVVALDMLKGVLAVLFAYAVAPDFTWLACAFVVLGHTYPVFYRFDGGGGIAPLLGALAVVAPLPLAVMLIVALAFMPLYTRFLQPTFKIYPIPAATVLAVPLGLLLAARFGGVWDLLAGGLAMFVRALQLLRKKPKE